From the bacterium genome, one window contains:
- a CDS encoding S-(hydroxymethyl)glutathione dehydrogenase/class III alcohol dehydrogenase, which translates to MKSKAAIAWKAGEPLSIAEVDLEGPQAGEVLVEVKATGICHTDHYTLSGADPEGLFPSILGHEGAGVVVEVGSGVKSLQKGDHVIPLYTPECRECKSCLSRKTNLCTAIRATQGKGLMPDGTSRFSLEGKALHHYMGTSTFSNYTVLPEIALAKVREDAPFDKICYIGCGVTTGVGAVLFTAKVEAGANVAVFGLGGIGLNVIQGAKMVGADKIVGIDLNPGREALARKFGMTHFINPKEVENVVDAVIQVTGGGADYSFECIGNVQTMRQALECCHRGWGQSIIIGVAGAGQEISTRPFQLVTGRVWKGTAFGGARGRTDVPRIVDWYMEGKVKIDELITHRLPLEKINEGFELMERGESIRSVVVY; encoded by the coding sequence ATGAAAAGTAAAGCTGCCATCGCCTGGAAAGCCGGAGAGCCTTTAAGCATCGCCGAAGTCGACCTCGAAGGCCCCCAGGCCGGCGAGGTCTTGGTCGAGGTCAAGGCCACCGGCATCTGCCACACCGATCACTACACGCTTTCCGGCGCCGATCCCGAGGGTTTATTTCCCTCGATTCTGGGGCACGAGGGCGCCGGCGTCGTCGTCGAAGTTGGTTCGGGCGTGAAGTCGCTTCAGAAAGGCGACCACGTCATTCCGCTCTATACGCCGGAGTGCCGCGAATGCAAAAGCTGCCTCTCGCGCAAGACCAACCTCTGCACCGCGATTCGGGCCACCCAGGGCAAGGGCCTGATGCCCGACGGGACCAGCCGTTTCTCGCTCGAAGGCAAGGCCTTGCATCACTACATGGGGACCTCGACTTTCTCGAACTACACCGTCCTGCCCGAGATCGCCCTCGCCAAGGTCCGGGAAGACGCGCCTTTCGACAAGATCTGCTATATCGGCTGCGGAGTCACCACCGGCGTTGGCGCGGTCCTCTTCACCGCCAAGGTCGAGGCCGGGGCCAACGTTGCCGTCTTCGGCTTGGGCGGGATCGGCCTCAACGTCATTCAAGGGGCGAAGATGGTCGGGGCCGACAAGATCGTCGGCATCGACCTCAATCCGGGCCGCGAAGCCTTGGCCCGAAAGTTCGGCATGACCCACTTCATCAACCCCAAGGAAGTGGAGAACGTCGTCGACGCCGTGATCCAAGTCACCGGCGGCGGGGCCGATTACAGCTTCGAGTGCATCGGCAATGTCCAGACCATGCGCCAGGCCTTGGAATGCTGTCACCGCGGATGGGGCCAGTCGATCATCATCGGAGTGGCCGGCGCCGGCCAGGAGATCAGCACTCGGCCCTTCCAGCTCGTCACCGGACGGGTTTGGAAAGGCACGGCCTTCGGCGGCGCCCGCGGCCGGACCGACGTTCCGCGGATCGTCGATTGGTACATGGAAGGGAAGGTCAAGATCGACGAGCTGATCACCCACCGCTTGCCGTTGGAGAAGATCAACGAGGGTTTCGAGCTGATGGAGCGTGGCGAGTCGATTCGCTCAGTGGTGGTCTATTGA
- a CDS encoding RsmD family RNA methyltransferase — protein sequence MPQIPPCPYFGPCGGCQLQDLTDQEQLAHKQAWLAEILKGVVAAEQIHPILPSPKTWNYRRRIQLHVGPQGQVGFYGSRSRQVVEIDRCLIADEALNAKIPEVQARAAEVLKQPRKPTSLTYELTLLDDGEVEISQEGEERSFVQVNPEANRILIEILRKDLAEMKPRSVLELFAGSGNLTYALARPEQTWVAVESDRRAVERGIALQGDWPQLSWKAGAAAKVAAQLFRAKQSFDLVLLDPPRGGAEDCLPVFRSAKPPRILYVSCHPPALKKDLKVLIQAGYEVESIQPIDFFPQTLNLEVIAHLLTPL from the coding sequence ATGCCTCAGATCCCTCCCTGTCCCTATTTCGGCCCTTGCGGGGGCTGCCAACTCCAGGATTTGACGGACCAAGAGCAGTTGGCTCACAAGCAGGCTTGGTTGGCCGAAATTCTCAAAGGCGTCGTCGCGGCCGAACAGATTCATCCCATCCTCCCTTCACCCAAGACCTGGAACTACCGGCGGCGCATCCAGCTTCATGTTGGTCCCCAGGGCCAAGTCGGGTTTTACGGGAGCAGGAGCCGCCAGGTGGTCGAGATCGACCGCTGCCTCATCGCCGACGAGGCCCTCAACGCCAAAATCCCCGAAGTCCAGGCCCGGGCCGCTGAAGTCCTAAAGCAGCCGCGCAAGCCGACCTCGCTCACCTACGAATTGACCCTGCTCGATGACGGAGAAGTCGAAATCAGCCAAGAAGGGGAGGAGCGCAGCTTCGTCCAGGTCAACCCCGAGGCCAACCGAATCCTGATCGAAATCTTGCGAAAGGACTTGGCGGAAATGAAGCCCCGCAGCGTTCTCGAGCTTTTCGCCGGCAGCGGGAATCTGACTTACGCCTTGGCTCGACCCGAACAAACTTGGGTGGCGGTGGAGTCGGATCGCCGGGCGGTGGAGCGGGGCATCGCCCTTCAAGGAGATTGGCCGCAGTTGAGTTGGAAGGCCGGCGCCGCCGCCAAGGTGGCGGCTCAACTTTTTCGCGCCAAGCAAAGTTTCGATTTGGTTCTGCTGGATCCGCCGCGGGGCGGGGCCGAGGATTGCCTGCCGGTATTCCGCTCCGCCAAGCCGCCTCGGATTTTATATGTGTCTTGCCATCCGCCGGCGCTCAAGAAGGACCTTAAGGTCTTGATTCAGGCCGGCTATGAGGTCGAATCGATCCAGCCCATCGACTTTTTCCCCCAAACCCTCAATCTTGAAGTCATCGCCCATCTTCTCACCCCCCTTTGA
- a CDS encoding cytochrome B6, with protein MKRPVKLLWLFGVVAVGVVGVLLFRHSTVESGSAPSSFAPVNITVPFPDTMAKMQGEKAGIMARQRDLLNARYDLSNRPAAGVTMARGKAVQEGVRVKLAQGTWEELANKTPDEIRNGSLFPAGFLPLPHPNHPEGGMLFPHFEIEEVKKQEGRDLTRFDLDYDLPDHFLPEFPAPIFLTTRPDLGDVSGGQLITINNFYERFNGILNPKQLDGLRLLLTPFPQQQFNLTEDRRSALPSRGVACLDCHSNGHTNAATHLVGDIRPQEFRHRIDTPSLRGVNIQRLFGSQRALKNVEDFTEFEQRAAYFDGDPVIAAKKGINILDRGQQVHAMAEFQELLDFPPAPKLDVFGKLDPTKASEAEMRGQAIFFGKGQCAACHVPPYYTDNLMHNLKTERFFKPQLVNGRMASADGPIKTFPLRGIKDSPPYLHDGRLLTLEDSVEFFNLVLGTKLNAQEKGDLVAFLRAL; from the coding sequence CTGCTCTTCCGGCACTCGACGGTCGAAAGCGGCAGCGCTCCCAGCAGCTTCGCGCCGGTGAACATCACCGTTCCTTTCCCCGACACCATGGCAAAAATGCAAGGCGAGAAGGCCGGGATCATGGCCCGCCAAAGGGATTTGTTGAATGCCCGCTACGATTTGAGCAACCGGCCGGCGGCCGGCGTCACGATGGCCCGGGGCAAGGCGGTGCAAGAGGGCGTCCGGGTCAAGCTGGCTCAAGGCACTTGGGAAGAGCTCGCCAACAAGACACCCGACGAGATCCGCAACGGCAGTCTCTTTCCAGCCGGATTTCTGCCCTTGCCCCATCCCAACCATCCCGAGGGCGGGATGCTCTTTCCCCATTTCGAAATTGAGGAGGTCAAGAAGCAAGAGGGGCGGGACCTGACCCGCTTCGATTTGGATTACGACCTGCCGGATCATTTCCTGCCGGAGTTTCCGGCGCCGATCTTTCTGACCACTCGGCCCGATTTGGGCGACGTCTCCGGCGGCCAGCTCATCACGATCAATAACTTTTACGAGCGCTTCAACGGCATCCTCAATCCCAAGCAGCTCGACGGCCTGCGCCTATTGCTGACCCCCTTTCCGCAGCAGCAGTTCAACCTCACCGAGGACCGGCGCTCGGCCCTGCCCAGCCGAGGGGTGGCTTGCCTCGACTGTCACAGCAACGGCCATACCAACGCCGCCACTCACTTGGTCGGCGACATCCGGCCCCAGGAGTTCCGCCATCGGATCGATACGCCGTCGCTGCGGGGCGTGAACATCCAGCGGCTTTTCGGCTCGCAGCGGGCCTTGAAGAACGTCGAGGACTTCACCGAGTTCGAGCAGCGGGCGGCCTACTTCGACGGCGATCCGGTCATCGCCGCCAAGAAGGGGATCAATATCCTGGACCGCGGCCAGCAGGTCCACGCCATGGCCGAATTTCAGGAGCTGCTCGATTTCCCGCCGGCGCCGAAGCTCGATGTCTTCGGCAAGCTCGATCCGACCAAGGCCAGCGAAGCCGAAATGCGGGGCCAGGCTATCTTCTTCGGCAAGGGCCAATGCGCGGCCTGTCACGTTCCGCCTTATTACACCGACAACCTGATGCACAATCTCAAGACCGAGCGCTTCTTCAAGCCCCAGCTGGTCAACGGCCGGATGGCCTCGGCCGATGGGCCGATCAAGACCTTCCCGCTCCGCGGGATCAAGGATTCGCCGCCTTATCTCCATGACGGCCGACTCTTGACCTTGGAGGACTCCGTCGAGTTCTTCAATCTCGTGTTGGGCACGAAGCTGAACGCCCAGGAAAAGGGCGACCTGGTGGCCTTTCTGAGGGCGCTTTAA